The Deinococcus koreensis genome window below encodes:
- a CDS encoding YdcF family protein: MRTRGSTLTLLPLAVVALLVAGFLALPNLRAVSTEAPHPTVLVLGAAQYAGRPSPAFQRRLDHALGLFQAGRVTRIVVTGGRRQGDPYTEGEVGVAYLQRRGVPPQHLLAETRSRTTIENLRYARAALPPGTPVTLVTDEAHAPRALALARALGMDADVSASPLSAQVSRGYLLREKLALMGYALIGLRL; encoded by the coding sequence ATGCGCACGCGCGGCTCCACGCTGACCCTGCTGCCCCTGGCGGTGGTGGCCCTGCTGGTGGCCGGATTCCTGGCGCTGCCGAACCTGCGCGCCGTGAGCACCGAGGCGCCCCACCCGACCGTGCTGGTGCTGGGGGCCGCCCAGTACGCCGGCCGTCCCAGCCCCGCCTTCCAGCGCCGGCTGGATCACGCCCTGGGCCTGTTCCAGGCGGGCCGGGTCACGCGCATCGTGGTCACCGGCGGCCGCCGTCAGGGCGATCCGTACACGGAGGGCGAGGTGGGCGTGGCGTACCTGCAGCGCCGGGGCGTGCCCCCACAGCACCTGCTGGCCGAAACGCGCAGCCGCACGACCATCGAGAACCTGCGCTATGCCCGCGCGGCCCTGCCCCCCGGCACGCCCGTGACCCTGGTGACCGACGAGGCCCACGCGCCCCGTGCCCTGGCCCTGGCCCGCGCCCTGGGCATGGACGCCGACGTGAGCGCCAGCCCCCTGAGCGCCCAGGTCAGCCGGGGCTACCTGCTGCGCGAGAAGCTGGCCCTGATGGGCTACGCCCTGATCGGCCTGCGGCTGTAG
- a CDS encoding GNAT family N-acetyltransferase, with protein sequence MPHAPEYTLRAGTPDDLPFLTSLAPRLVATAPAWRDQGAMLAEYPPLFAQALHDPGDDSAVLVACCPLGRPLGFTLLYWHPHERGVFVKDLAVSEAAQGQGVGRFLMAAAEAWGRQRGAVELMLKTSWFNTHAREFYAHAGFREDHVALVRRLD encoded by the coding sequence ATGCCCCACGCACCTGAATACACGTTGCGCGCCGGTACGCCAGACGATCTGCCCTTCCTGACGAGCCTGGCCCCCCGCCTGGTCGCCACCGCGCCGGCCTGGCGGGATCAGGGCGCCATGCTGGCCGAGTATCCGCCGCTGTTCGCCCAGGCCCTGCACGACCCCGGCGACGACAGCGCGGTGCTGGTGGCCTGCTGCCCGCTGGGCCGGCCGCTGGGGTTCACGCTGCTCTACTGGCACCCGCACGAGCGCGGCGTGTTCGTCAAGGATCTGGCGGTCAGCGAGGCCGCCCAGGGTCAGGGGGTCGGGCGCTTCCTGATGGCCGCCGCCGAGGCCTGGGGCCGGCAGCGCGGCGCGGTGGAACTGATGCTCAAGACCTCATGGTTCAACACCCACGCCCGCGAGTTCTACGCCCACGCCGGCTTCCGCGAGGATCACGTGGCGCTCGTGCGGCGGCTGGACTGA
- a CDS encoding prolyl oligopeptidase family serine peptidase: MSLIYPDSPRGDHVDVYQDAQGQEVRVPDPYRWLEDPDSPETRAWVAAQNAVTEGVLAGLPARAAYRARLQQLWNFPREGTPWKRGGRAFRHFNPGLLNQPLLQVADDPHGPWRTLLDPNTLSDDGTVALMAASLSRDGEVLAYGTQSGGSDWVTWRVRDVSSGADRADRLEWSKFGGATWQPDGSGFYYCAYDAPGDSDALTGVNRAQRLMFHRLGTPQAHDTLVLARPDQPDWGFAAEVTHDASWLVVQVWRGTEPRNLLWVRPLGSAGAFSELVADFRAAYALVGNDGPLLYLRTDEQAPRGRLIAWDLDAPDGAPRELIPEAPDTLETVGTVPGGFLALTLRDARHRLTLHDRSGDLQRELALPALGTVTELSVQPDDPEVFLGFTSFLAPTTPYRLLLPDGEPTALSVPPLAFDASPYEVTQEFATSPDGTRVPMFIVARRGLERGGTNPTLLYGYGGFSVSLTPNFSPSRLAWLERGGVYVQATLRGGGEYGEEWHQAGTGHRKQNVFDDFLACAGHLIQTGLTSPAHLGIQGGSNGGLLVGAALTQRPELFAAAVPQVGVLDMLRYQHFTIGWAWASDYGRSDDPAMLATLLAYSPLHNLREGVAYPATLITTGDHDDRVVPAHSFKFGAALQRAQAGAAPTLLRIQTRAGHGAGKPTALVIEEAADIWAFLDAALNSEASGSGARQVDSPGSRR; encoded by the coding sequence GTGAGCCTCATCTACCCCGATTCCCCGCGTGGCGATCACGTGGACGTGTACCAGGACGCCCAGGGCCAGGAGGTGCGGGTGCCCGACCCCTACCGCTGGCTGGAAGACCCGGACTCGCCCGAGACGCGCGCCTGGGTGGCCGCCCAGAATGCCGTGACCGAGGGGGTGCTGGCGGGGCTGCCCGCCCGCGCCGCCTACCGGGCGCGGCTGCAGCAGCTCTGGAACTTCCCGCGCGAGGGGACGCCCTGGAAGCGGGGTGGGCGCGCTTTCCGGCACTTCAATCCGGGGCTGCTGAACCAGCCGCTGCTGCAGGTGGCCGACGATCCACACGGCCCCTGGCGTACCCTGCTCGATCCCAATACCCTCAGCGACGACGGCACCGTGGCCCTGATGGCGGCCTCGCTGAGCCGCGACGGCGAGGTGCTGGCCTACGGCACCCAGAGCGGCGGCAGCGACTGGGTCACCTGGCGGGTGCGCGACGTGTCCAGCGGCGCCGACCGGGCCGACCGCCTGGAGTGGAGCAAGTTCGGTGGGGCGACCTGGCAGCCGGACGGCAGCGGCTTCTACTACTGCGCCTACGACGCCCCCGGCGACAGCGACGCCCTGACCGGCGTCAACCGCGCCCAGCGCCTGATGTTCCACCGGCTGGGCACGCCCCAGGCGCACGACACGCTGGTGCTCGCCCGCCCGGATCAGCCGGACTGGGGCTTCGCGGCCGAGGTCACGCACGACGCCTCCTGGCTGGTCGTGCAGGTCTGGCGCGGCACCGAGCCCCGGAATCTGCTCTGGGTGCGGCCGCTCGGCTCGGCCGGAGCCTTCAGCGAACTGGTGGCCGACTTCCGCGCGGCGTATGCGCTGGTCGGCAACGACGGCCCCCTCCTGTATCTCCGCACCGATGAACAGGCGCCGCGCGGCCGCCTGATCGCCTGGGATCTGGACGCCCCGGACGGCGCGCCCCGTGAGCTGATCCCCGAGGCCCCGGACACCCTGGAAACGGTGGGCACCGTGCCCGGCGGCTTCCTGGCCCTGACCCTGCGCGACGCCCGCCACCGCCTGACCCTGCATGACCGCAGCGGCGACCTGCAGCGCGAGCTGGCCCTGCCGGCCCTGGGCACCGTCACGGAGTTGAGTGTGCAGCCCGACGACCCCGAGGTCTTCCTGGGCTTCACGTCCTTTCTCGCTCCCACCACACCCTACCGGCTGCTGCTGCCGGACGGAGAGCCCACCGCCCTGTCGGTGCCGCCGCTGGCGTTCGACGCCTCGCCCTATGAGGTCACGCAGGAATTCGCCACCAGTCCGGACGGCACGCGCGTGCCGATGTTCATCGTGGCCCGCCGGGGGCTGGAGCGCGGCGGCACGAATCCCACCCTGCTGTACGGCTACGGCGGCTTCAGCGTCAGCCTCACTCCGAACTTCAGCCCCTCGCGGCTGGCCTGGCTGGAGCGCGGTGGGGTGTATGTGCAGGCGACCCTGCGTGGCGGCGGCGAGTACGGCGAGGAGTGGCACCAGGCCGGCACCGGGCACCGCAAGCAGAACGTCTTCGACGACTTTCTGGCCTGCGCCGGGCACCTGATCCAGACTGGCCTCACCTCACCCGCCCACCTGGGCATCCAGGGCGGCAGCAACGGCGGCCTGCTGGTCGGCGCCGCCCTGACCCAGCGACCGGAGCTGTTCGCGGCCGCGGTGCCCCAGGTGGGTGTGCTGGACATGCTGCGCTACCAGCACTTCACCATCGGCTGGGCCTGGGCGTCCGACTATGGCCGCAGCGACGACCCGGCCATGCTGGCGACCCTGCTGGCCTACTCGCCCCTGCACAACCTGAGGGAGGGCGTGGCCTACCCCGCCACACTGATCACCACGGGCGACCACGACGACCGGGTGGTGCCCGCCCACTCCTTCAAGTTCGGGGCGGCCCTGCAGCGCGCCCAGGCGGGGGCGGCGCCCACTCTGCTGCGAATCCAGACCCGCGCCGGGCACGGGGCCGGCAAGCCCACCGCGCTGGTCATCGAGGAAGCCGCCGACATCTGGGCCTTTCTGGACGCGGCCCTGAACTCTGAGGCATCGGGGTCTGGAGCACGGCAGGTTGACAGTCCGGGAAGTCGCCGCTAA